TCAGTTGCTCCTTATTTTCGAGAATCTTCATTGTTAGAAAATATCGGTATTGGGACATTGTTGACAGATGAGTCTTATGGTGTTTTGACAATGGCTTTAAAAAAGACAGGCCGAGTAAGTGTGGCTTGGGCAAATGGCCTTAATATTTGCGCTTATTTTGTATGGATTATAGCTACGGTATTGGGAGCTTTATTAGGGAACTTCATTCCCGATCCTGAGCTTTTTGGTTTAGATTTTGCTCTTGTAGCCATGTTTTTGGGACTGTTTTTATTTCAAGTCGAGCTTCCTATGAAAACAAGAACAAAGCAAACGATTATAGTATTAATGAGTGTTATTGTTGTGTTGTATTTACTTATGTGGCTAACCTCAGCAGAAATTGCTGTGATTATTTCAGCCTTAGTAGG
This region of Tetragenococcus osmophilus genomic DNA includes:
- a CDS encoding AzlC family ABC transporter permease codes for the protein MEEVKYETFAEGVKACVPTILGYLGIGFALGVVGKGVGLSVFAIFLMSIIVYAGSAQFIICGLIAIQAPITSIIATVFLVNLRHFLMSLSVAPYFRESSLLENIGIGTLLTDESYGVLTMALKKTGRVSVAWANGLNICAYFVWIIATVLGALLGNFIPDPELFGLDFALVAMFLGLFLFQVELPMKTRTKQTIIVLMSVIVVLYLLMWLTSAEIAVIISALVGCFVGMITHDKY